A genomic window from Pecten maximus chromosome 4, xPecMax1.1, whole genome shotgun sequence includes:
- the LOC117325789 gene encoding uncharacterized protein LOC117325789: protein MEEQYMSKSVSMDSLLSEDNNQVWNQYVHFYHERMATRERLKKHIPDNQSGPGNINNTVLDTAMETLRREMAAVIDNDLALSKQLLVLHETIEDLLTGDDDCESSDACSEINLCDSCTLSQTILVKPNKTSSVSDHQKYSSIDSDDVVIHTPAKQHQRRNDGGHQKQNSNDSGFCFIFQDLEVTI from the exons ATGGAAGAACAGTATATGTCCAAGTCTGTTTCTATGGACAGTTTGTTGAGTGAGGATAACAACCAAGTGTGGAACCAATACGTACACTTCTATCACGAGAGAATGGCCACAAGAGAAAGGTTAAAGAAACATATCCCAGACAACCAATCCGGACCGGGAAACATCAATAATACCGTCCTGGACACCGCCATGGAAACGCTCCGTAGGGAAATG GCTGCTGTGATTGACAACGACCTGGCTCTGTCTAAACAGCTTTTGGTCCTACACGAGACAATCGAAGATCTTCTGACGGGGGATGACGATTGTGAATCATCTGACGCGTGCTCAGAGATAAACTTATGTGACTCTTGTACCCTGAGCCAAACTATATTAGTAAAACCCAATAAAACCTCGAGTGTGAGCGACCACCAAAAGTACAGTTCAATAGACTCAGACGATGTTGTCATACACACACCCGCCAAACAACACCAAAGACGAAATGATGGAGGACATCAGAAACAAAACTCAAACGATTCTggcttttgttttattttccagGATCTGGAAGTGACGATTTAA